The Halomicronema hongdechloris C2206 genome includes a window with the following:
- a CDS encoding ABC transporter substrate-binding protein: MWSRIVKGLMLGVMTAGLIVGCGLQSSNTSVESPVSSESTQAANCRLIEHDLGETEVCGQPEKIVTLSLHALDLLLSLGEQPVGCTMTININQKEVFDNPTQQIPYLGDRLTTQPVNLGDDHAPSLEKLTALKPDLILGEASRNADEYELLSQIAPTLLWENRAAQGQWQESLHDITAALGHEEKAEAVIQQYEARIDDAGSDLAGVVAKYPKLLVLGSNHLDQGFLVVKPDSYLGELLSRIGFQVIPPPAAYSSSNTPLISIEALPKLNNADIIIVLGWDFDVSDGLETSAPAVDKSVNDSLETHQVQTIKQDWEDNAIAQSLTASQDNRVYFATFYKWNGLNGPIGAELILQELRQFFLE, from the coding sequence ATGTGGAGTCGAATCGTGAAAGGGCTCATGCTGGGCGTTATGACGGCTGGACTGATTGTGGGGTGTGGTCTCCAATCCAGCAACACATCAGTCGAATCCCCCGTTAGCAGCGAGTCAACTCAAGCGGCCAACTGCCGGTTGATTGAGCATGATCTGGGTGAAACAGAGGTCTGTGGACAGCCTGAGAAAATAGTGACGCTGAGCCTTCACGCTCTCGACTTACTCCTCTCTTTAGGTGAGCAGCCTGTAGGCTGCACGATGACGATCAATATCAATCAAAAAGAAGTTTTTGATAATCCAACTCAGCAAATCCCTTATCTGGGCGATCGCCTCACCACCCAACCCGTAAATCTGGGAGACGATCACGCCCCTTCCCTGGAAAAGCTAACAGCGCTCAAGCCAGACTTGATTTTAGGGGAGGCTAGTCGCAATGCTGACGAGTACGAGTTGCTGTCGCAGATTGCTCCTACGCTCCTATGGGAGAACCGCGCGGCTCAAGGCCAATGGCAAGAGAGTTTGCACGATATTACAGCAGCCCTTGGACATGAGGAAAAGGCAGAGGCGGTGATTCAGCAGTATGAGGCCCGTATCGACGATGCCGGTTCTGACCTGGCTGGGGTGGTGGCCAAGTATCCTAAACTGTTGGTATTGGGATCTAACCACCTAGATCAGGGCTTTTTAGTTGTTAAACCTGATAGTTACCTCGGCGAATTACTCAGCAGGATTGGGTTTCAAGTGATCCCTCCACCCGCCGCATATAGCAGCTCCAACACCCCGTTGATATCAATTGAAGCCTTGCCAAAGCTCAATAACGCAGACATCATTATCGTCCTGGGTTGGGACTTTGATGTCAGCGATGGGCTGGAAACTTCAGCCCCAGCTGTTGATAAGTCAGTGAATGATAGCCTTGAGACACACCAGGTACAAACCATCAAACAGGATTGGGAAGACAATGCGATCGCACAATCTCTCACCGCTAGCCAAGACAATCGTGTTTATTTTGCCACCTTCTACAAGTGGAATGGCCTCAATGGCCCCATCGGTGCTGAGTTGATTTTGCAGGAGCTGCGTCAGTTCTTCTTGGAATGA
- a CDS encoding TonB-dependent siderophore receptor encodes MKHYPQQWPLLVILAVVGKPIFVAEAALAQSADAEAASPVQAVPLETGPVEAIPSNKTESAATTVDEWLRQIAQTEIVEITNVQLEEIATGLTLQLETNGELATPETSITGNAIIADIPNAVLRLPEGDDFSASDPAAGIALINITNLPDNQVRLAITGTDAPPALDLSIGATGLTANVTLGDPTAQSPDDDSIQIVVTGEEGSRYVGPNATTGTRTDTPLRDIPQSIQVIPQEVLEDQQATDLDGALRNISGVTLSRSNDPTGQRFILRGFENPSVLRDGFRLSFGATGATGFQELSNVEQIEVLKGPAAILFGVVEPGGVINLVSEQPTSEPFYEFEFRVVNREVIEPRVDISGPLTEDARVSYRLNASSNLYLFRGVPQETFDLQTNLVAEFNTGDIEHTVLAGVDLFRRNGGTFVQGDAFSPIFINVFDPVYGTVPDQDPETLPILFSNETQTDALGVYLQDQVTLADNLKLLLGVRYDTVEQETINNPSFFSPTGSESTQTDDAFSPRFGVVYQPIEEVALFTSYSRSFSPNSGTTVAGDILEPEEGEQFEIGAKAELLGGRFSASLAYFNITLQNVATPDPDFPNFSVATGQQRSQGVELDLAGEILPGWNLIANYAYIDASITDDNSGLEGNRLFNVPEHNFNLWTTYDIQNGPLTGLGFGIGFNYVSDRFGDNANSFELDSYFLTNAAISYRRDNWQAGLNFRNLFDIDYIQSAGNSRTIRIDPGKGLTVIGSVSVEF; translated from the coding sequence ATGAAACATTATCCGCAACAGTGGCCTCTGCTCGTGATTTTAGCCGTAGTGGGCAAACCAATATTTGTTGCTGAGGCGGCGCTAGCGCAATCTGCTGACGCGGAAGCGGCATCACCAGTGCAAGCTGTACCGCTAGAGACTGGGCCAGTCGAAGCTATCCCCTCTAACAAAACTGAATCCGCTGCAACCACTGTAGATGAATGGCTAAGGCAAATAGCCCAGACTGAGATCGTCGAGATTACCAATGTCCAGCTTGAGGAAATCGCTACAGGCTTGACGTTGCAGCTTGAGACCAATGGCGAGTTGGCGACTCCTGAAACCTCAATCACCGGCAATGCCATCATTGCCGATATTCCCAATGCGGTCTTGCGACTACCCGAGGGGGATGACTTTTCCGCCAGCGACCCCGCTGCAGGCATTGCGCTGATTAATATCACCAACCTGCCCGACAACCAGGTGCGGCTTGCCATTACCGGCACGGATGCCCCTCCCGCTCTTGACCTCAGTATTGGCGCAACCGGACTCACCGCAAATGTCACCCTGGGCGACCCGACGGCTCAATCTCCCGATGATGATTCAATTCAGATTGTGGTGACCGGCGAGGAGGGCAGTCGCTATGTGGGACCCAATGCCACTACTGGAACGCGCACAGATACGCCGCTGCGAGATATTCCCCAGTCGATTCAGGTAATTCCCCAAGAGGTGCTGGAAGATCAGCAAGCGACTGATCTAGATGGCGCCCTACGGAATATCAGTGGCGTGACGCTCTCTAGAAGTAACGATCCGACAGGGCAGCGATTTATTCTACGGGGCTTTGAAAATCCCTCCGTGTTGCGGGATGGCTTTCGACTCAGCTTTGGTGCCACTGGCGCTACTGGTTTTCAAGAATTATCCAATGTTGAGCAGATTGAGGTGCTCAAAGGACCCGCCGCCATCTTGTTCGGTGTGGTTGAACCAGGCGGTGTGATCAATCTGGTCAGTGAACAGCCGACGAGTGAACCGTTCTATGAATTTGAGTTTAGGGTCGTCAATCGAGAGGTGATCGAGCCCAGAGTCGATATTTCTGGGCCGCTCACGGAGGATGCTCGGGTGTCCTATCGCTTAAACGCCTCGTCGAACCTTTACCTTTTCAGAGGGGTGCCTCAAGAAACCTTTGACCTGCAGACGAATCTCGTCGCCGAATTCAACACAGGAGACATTGAACATACCGTATTGGCCGGTGTCGATCTATTCCGCAGGAACGGTGGCACTTTTGTACAAGGTGATGCGTTCTCCCCCATTTTTATTAATGTCTTTGACCCCGTCTACGGGACTGTCCCCGATCAAGACCCAGAAACTCTGCCTATCCTTTTCTCGAATGAAACTCAGACAGATGCGCTTGGTGTCTACCTACAAGACCAGGTGACCCTGGCGGATAATCTAAAACTGCTGCTCGGAGTTCGCTATGATACTGTCGAGCAAGAAACCATTAATAATCCATCATTCTTTAGCCCGACCGGGTCCGAATCTACCCAAACGGATGATGCTTTCAGCCCACGATTTGGGGTGGTGTATCAACCCATCGAAGAAGTTGCCCTGTTCACCAGTTACAGCCGCTCCTTTTCTCCCAACTCCGGAACGACTGTTGCTGGAGATATCCTGGAGCCGGAGGAGGGCGAGCAGTTTGAAATCGGGGCTAAAGCAGAACTACTGGGCGGTCGATTTTCAGCGAGCCTTGCCTATTTCAACATTACTCTACAGAATGTCGCCACACCTGACCCTGACTTTCCCAACTTTTCTGTGGCTACGGGGCAGCAACGCAGCCAGGGGGTAGAGCTAGATTTGGCTGGCGAGATTCTGCCGGGGTGGAATCTAATTGCTAATTATGCCTACATTGATGCCAGCATTACAGATGACAATAGTGGTTTAGAAGGCAATCGACTGTTCAACGTACCCGAGCACAACTTCAATCTGTGGACAACCTATGACATCCAAAATGGCCCGTTGACAGGGTTGGGGTTTGGAATTGGCTTTAACTATGTGAGCGATCGCTTCGGCGACAACGCCAACAGCTTTGAACTCGACAGTTATTTCCTCACCAATGCCGCTATTTCCTATCGTCGCGATAATTGGCAAGCAGGTCTAAATTTCCGCAATCTGTTTGACATCGATTATATCCAGAGTGCTGGAAACAGCAGAACCATAAGAATCGATCCAGGCAAAGGGCTTACTGTCATCGGTTCGGTATCCGTTGAGTTTTGA
- a CDS encoding helix-turn-helix transcriptional regulator has protein sequence MTTRLTLNHWQDWLLPGNPDDTRLLHADGCDRIYVCPPHLGRGYIQEIPLQDDLSLFIVDYALTNDLVIDVPGESPHIEFEFLLAGPETGYSLFVPNFGFKQLEVKRSQRRFFKVEVIFKPPTLTDYFQAYLEQLSPQAQSVAERVIQAMYRYQRSGSLSTPVKMLSRVMQGGMASEPYTTFGHVVSDTLHAESVVFNYANRTPISPTMNQVIGQILSCPYQGTTRRIYLERQALKLVSLRLEAMVQPCLTEADLNSIYQAASILRNQLSNPPSIEALARRVCTNRLKLNQGFREVYDTTPYGYLRDCRLWQAQRLLTISDLAIADIAASVGYTNRSHFALAFRQWTGINPKTFQLQAWQWAS, from the coding sequence ATGACGACGCGGCTGACCCTCAATCACTGGCAAGACTGGCTGTTGCCGGGTAACCCAGACGATACGCGACTGCTGCATGCCGACGGGTGCGATCGCATCTATGTTTGTCCGCCTCACTTGGGGCGAGGCTATATTCAAGAAATTCCACTGCAAGATGACTTGTCTCTCTTCATCGTCGACTATGCGCTGACTAATGATTTGGTCATTGATGTGCCGGGTGAAAGCCCTCACATCGAGTTCGAGTTTCTGTTGGCTGGCCCGGAGACAGGGTACAGTCTGTTTGTCCCTAATTTTGGTTTCAAGCAGCTTGAAGTCAAGCGATCGCAGCGGCGGTTTTTCAAAGTCGAAGTCATTTTCAAGCCGCCGACGCTCACGGACTACTTTCAAGCCTATTTAGAGCAGCTGTCTCCCCAAGCCCAGAGCGTGGCTGAGCGGGTTATCCAGGCGATGTATCGATACCAGAGGAGCGGCTCACTATCGACTCCGGTCAAGATGCTGAGCCGAGTGATGCAGGGTGGGATGGCGTCTGAGCCTTATACAACTTTCGGGCACGTGGTGTCTGATACCCTCCACGCCGAATCGGTTGTCTTCAATTATGCAAATCGAACTCCGATTTCGCCCACTATGAACCAGGTCATCGGGCAGATTCTCAGTTGTCCGTATCAGGGGACGACGCGCCGCATCTATTTGGAGCGCCAAGCCCTGAAGCTAGTGTCTCTCCGCCTAGAGGCGATGGTGCAGCCATGCTTGACTGAAGCTGACCTCAACAGTATCTATCAGGCCGCGTCTATTTTGAGAAACCAATTATCGAACCCTCCGTCTATTGAGGCGTTAGCTCGCCGGGTGTGCACAAACCGACTCAAGCTAAATCAAGGCTTTCGTGAGGTGTATGACACGACACCCTATGGCTATCTGCGCGATTGTCGACTGTGGCAGGCGCAGCGGCTGTTGACGATTTCAGATTTAGCGATCGCAGATATTGCCGCTAGCGTCGGCTATACCAACCGCAGCCACTTTGCCCTGGCCTTTCGTCAGTGGACGGGCATCAATCCTAAGACGTTTCAGCTTCAGGCGTGGCAGTGGGCGAGCTAG